The nucleotide sequence TTTTATTATGAGAGGCCCAAAAAGGGCTTTAAAGCAGCGTTATTTTATTGCATTATTGAGTACGCATAAGTCGGAAATAAGGGTGTTATGTGTAGTACGCATAAGTCGGAAATAAGGGTGTTATGTGTACTAAGGCTAAGAATAAATTACATCTAATAGCTATTAAAAACTTGCTTATTGTTGGTTTCGCTTTTTAATTGATTTAATTCAAAGAGAGGAAATGATTATGTCAAATATGCAGGTTTTTAAAAGTTTTTTGCTCAAACAAGTAGATGTCTCTGAAAAAAATGTTGATTATTATCTGCGTTGGGTTGTTCAGTTTGCGGATTTCTCTAGACGATTAGGAACTTCACCTTATGAGAAGGAGAGCTTGGATCAATATTTAAGGAGTCTATTTGGTCGAGTTGAAGAATGGCAAATGAAACAATCAGAAGAAGCAGTGAAGTATTATTGGTATTGGAGAGGAGGTGCCAAATCTAAAGCTAGTGACTGGAAGAGTGAAGAAGACTTACAGACTGAACGTCTGGAATCTAGGTATAATGAAGAGCATGATGATTTGCTGAGGAGTTTTGAGAAAGCGATGCGACTTCAGCAAAAGTCGTATAGAACGATTCAAAGTTATGTATCATGGGTGGAAAGATATTTAGCTTATGCGAAAGGAAATTATAAAAGCAGTGATTGTGTTCGAGATTTTTTGTCTCACTTGATTATGAGATTTAATGTTGCGGCATCTACTCAAAATCAGGCTTTATGTAGTTTGGTTTTATTTTTCAAGTATGTTTTACAGGATGATTTAGGAGATATAAGTGGAAGCCTTCGTTCAAAACGCAGTGAAAGGCTGCCTATAGTTCTTACGGTTAATGAGGTTCGACAGTTGATAGATCATACCATTGGCAAAGAGCAATTAATGATGAAGTTGATTTACGGAGGAGGACTGAGAAAGAGTGAGTGCTTACGTTTACGAGTAAAAGATTTAGATTTTGAGCGAGGAGCATTAAATATATTAGCTGGCAAAGGTGATAAAGATCGACAGACTTTATTATCAAAAAACTTAAAAGATATTACCGCGCAGCATTTAGGTGGAATACGCCAGCTCTTTGAAAGAGATCGAATAGATTGTGTCGAAGGTGTTTATTTACCTAATGCACTGGTGAAAAAATATCCTAATGCAGGAACGGAATGGCAGTGGTTTTGGTTGTTTCCATCAGAGAAATTAAGTGTGGATCCTATGGCCAAGAAAAAGACTGTTCGGCGTCATCATAATTCGGGTCAAATGTTGAGTCGTGTTTTGAAGAAAAATTGTAAAGACTTAGGCATTTTGAAGCATTGTACGGTACATACTTTACGACATAGTTTTGCTACTCATTTGTTAGAGAAAGGGACGGATTTGAGGACGATTCAGGAATTACTTGGTCATGAGGATATAAGTACGACGCAAATTTATACGCATGTACTTAATTTGAATCAGTCGGGAACGCAAAGTCCTTTGGATGATTTATGAGCAAGACAGGCTCCGCATGAGAACTGATGGTGATCAGCTACTCGTCGAGTATAATTATGTTGTGTTTTTAAAATCCGCCTCCCGATAGATAAGTTATTTCCTAAGCTTAATAGAAGTGTGCCTATCTTATTAGACAAGACCAAGGCTAGTGAAGCGGATTGATATTATTTTGATTATTACAGAATAATAGAGATAAGTTAAAGGCAAGATTGCTTGTAAGCAAAAGTTAATGCCAAGGCACTTGCAGCGCGGGCGGGAAAAAAAAGATATTATTTCGCTTAACAGCGGCTTACGCTTGCCACCATGGGCGGATAAAAATAAAATAATTGCGAAGTTTTGGTGGCCCGGGAAAAGTGCCAAGCTGGTGCTTGGGGTACCCAAGTGATGTAGCTTATGCGGGCGAGACGCCCGCGTACCCAGGAAAAGTGCGGGCGAGACGCCAGCGGTCCCGGGAAGGTTGTTATTGAGGGTGGGGGAGAAAAAGAGGATGTTGTTTCGCTTAACAGCAGAATACGCTTGCCACCGTGGGCGGATGAAAATAAATTTTGCAGTTTTGGTGGCGATGCCAAGTTGATGCTTGGGGTACCCAAGTGATGTAGCTTATGCGGGCGAGACGCCCGCGGTCCCAGGAAAAGTGCGGGCGAGACGCCCGCGGTCCCAGGAAAAGTGCGGGCGAGACGCCCGCGGCCCCAGGAAAAGTGCGGGCGAGACGCCCGCGGTCCCAGGAAAAGTGCGGGCGAGACGCCCGCGGTCCCAGGAAAAGTGCGGGCGAGACGCCCGCGGTCCCAGTATTATTAATAGTTATCTTCTGCGGCCGCCACCTCGACTACTACTGCGACTCCGGCTACTAGAGCGATGATAAGAACGAGCGCGCGAATTAGCACTGCTACGCGAGCGTGATGATTTTTGTAGAGAGCTATAGACCTTGGATCTTTGACTAGAGTTGTATTGTTTGATTTTACTTTGACGGATCTGATGTTCAGGACCGCTTGTAGGTCTAGTCGCAGGTCTTTGTGTTGGAGTGGTGGGGCTAGTCGCGGGTCGTGTAGCGGGCTTTTTCGCAGTGGTGGCGGGCCTAGTACTCGGTTTATTAAAAGTCTGCCAAGTACCATTCTCACGTTTCTTCCAAACGCCGCCATCATTTCTGTAGATATTACCGTCTTTACCGACGTAGATATCGCCATCTTTATTTTTGCCAATAAAGCCTTTTTCGCCAGTGATTTTATTTTTACCCGCAATGATTCCGGCACCATCAGAATTCTTTAGTGCCATCGTAGATTTTTGATAATTTGATTTATAAGCGCCTTTGGCCCAGTCAGAG is from Lentisphaera profundi and encodes:
- a CDS encoding integron integrase; translated protein: MSNMQVFKSFLLKQVDVSEKNVDYYLRWVVQFADFSRRLGTSPYEKESLDQYLRSLFGRVEEWQMKQSEEAVKYYWYWRGGAKSKASDWKSEEDLQTERLESRYNEEHDDLLRSFEKAMRLQQKSYRTIQSYVSWVERYLAYAKGNYKSSDCVRDFLSHLIMRFNVAASTQNQALCSLVLFFKYVLQDDLGDISGSLRSKRSERLPIVLTVNEVRQLIDHTIGKEQLMMKLIYGGGLRKSECLRLRVKDLDFERGALNILAGKGDKDRQTLLSKNLKDITAQHLGGIRQLFERDRIDCVEGVYLPNALVKKYPNAGTEWQWFWLFPSEKLSVDPMAKKKTVRRHHNSGQMLSRVLKKNCKDLGILKHCTVHTLRHSFATHLLEKGTDLRTIQELLGHEDISTTQIYTHVLNLNQSGTQSPLDDL